The nucleotide sequence CCCGGGACGCCCATCGACCTCTCGATCAAGGTGCCCCAGCGCAAGGTCCCCCTCCTGGTCACCGCACAGGTGGTCTGGAGCGTGCCCGGAGAGCTCGGCGCTGCCTTCGTCGACCTGTACCAGAACGACCGCGAGCTGCTGGAAGGCATCGCGGTGAAAGCGTTGCTGGAAGCCGGCTGAGGCCTTCGCTATCCTCCCCCGCCCAAGGAGGTCACCATGACACCGTCGAAGCTCGTGCTGCTGCTGACCGCCGCAACGTTCGCTGCTCCCGTCGCGAAAGCACAGGACGCAGGTACCCAGGCGCCGCCGCAGATGTCCGCCGCGGAGCAGGAGATGATGCAGAAGTACATGAAGGCCGCCACACCGGGCCCGGAGCACCAGAAGCTCGCGAAGCTCGCCGGCAAGTGGAAGCTGCAGTTTACCTCCTGGTTTGCACCGGGGGCTCCGCCGCAGAAGAGCGAGGGCAACGCGGAGTTCAAGGCGGTCCTCGGCGGCCGCTACGTCCAGCAGGAGGTCAAGGGCGACATGGGCGGTCAGCCGTTCGAGGGCATGGGGACCATGGGCTTCGACAACGTCACCAAGGAGCGCTTCGCGACCTGGACGGACAGCATGTCCACCGGGCTGATGGTGATGCGCGGCAAGTGCCCGGCGGACGCGAAGAAGTGCACGACGAAGGGACACATGTCGGACGCGATCGCCGGGAAGGAAG is from Deltaproteobacteria bacterium and encodes:
- a CDS encoding DUF1579 domain-containing protein; the encoded protein is MTPSKLVLLLTAATFAAPVAKAQDAGTQAPPQMSAAEQEMMQKYMKAATPGPEHQKLAKLAGKWKLQFTSWFAPGAPPQKSEGNAEFKAVLGGRYVQQEVKGDMGGQPFEGMGTMGFDNVTKERFATWTDSMSTGLMVMRGKCPADAKKCTTKGHMSDAIAGKEVAFSETTTMTDDDHFTFELRGPGPDGKQFKMMEIVYTRQ